The Candidatus Hydrogenedentota bacterium genome contains a region encoding:
- a CDS encoding GldG family protein — MKSLRTFTGIAALLCLAAAVNLLVWQQASYMAVAWGALLLGLGLGLVWLVMAVLGLAGSAGWEGWAAGGVNAALSTVFFLGICITLYVFISGWDASWDLTQEGRRELAPQTVQVLQTMNQEVQVMCLFLSVDDELVWIARQKTLRFLEQCQAYTDLIKVEEIDPQVEMPRLQSMGLTHVSPQGTIVVKAGNRQRVITFSGGSPRLEERDFTNALINVLRSKELHVGFLTGHQERDLGDEDPQKGGSVLGNLLTGESYNVGRVSIKISAPDIPQQIDVLVINNPRGDLHPVEIKAIDAYLEKGGRLLMLLEPWKSVTPGQGQGEQLRPWLEERFGIVVGSDMLMAQGREKPWQLELRNDDKPFEAVDAGFMEYNGSFRKEHPITGGFDRTLLIDTARSVGASAKAPEGVAVTEIIRSTPEYWGETNLESLEKKGEAAKGSDEKGGPLSIAVSAVRKTAAVDDTGQPVTSRVVVIGDSDFATNGQLITETQGSLNLLMNTMAWLTEREDLIAIRPSGKTDPPIVLNEGEQRAIVWVSTLLTAQLIVGAGLAAFLLRRKYR, encoded by the coding sequence TTGAAATCATTACGAACCTTTACCGGGATTGCGGCCCTGCTCTGCCTGGCGGCGGCCGTCAACCTTCTGGTGTGGCAGCAGGCGTCCTACATGGCGGTGGCGTGGGGCGCGCTTCTGCTCGGGCTGGGTCTGGGCCTGGTCTGGCTGGTCATGGCGGTGCTCGGGCTGGCGGGCAGCGCCGGCTGGGAGGGCTGGGCGGCCGGCGGGGTGAACGCCGCGCTTTCGACCGTGTTCTTCCTCGGCATCTGCATCACACTGTACGTGTTCATTTCCGGCTGGGATGCCTCCTGGGACTTGACCCAGGAGGGGCGGCGCGAACTGGCCCCCCAGACGGTTCAGGTCCTTCAGACCATGAATCAGGAGGTGCAGGTGATGTGCCTTTTCCTGAGTGTGGACGACGAGCTGGTGTGGATCGCGCGCCAGAAGACCCTCCGCTTTCTGGAGCAATGCCAGGCCTACACGGACCTGATCAAGGTGGAAGAAATCGATCCGCAGGTGGAGATGCCGCGCCTCCAGTCCATGGGCCTGACCCACGTCTCCCCCCAGGGGACCATCGTGGTGAAGGCGGGCAACCGTCAGCGTGTGATTACATTCTCCGGCGGGAGCCCCCGATTGGAGGAGCGCGATTTCACCAACGCCCTTATCAATGTGCTGCGGAGCAAGGAACTGCATGTGGGTTTCCTCACGGGTCACCAGGAGCGGGATCTGGGCGACGAGGATCCCCAGAAGGGCGGTTCGGTGCTGGGCAATCTGCTTACGGGCGAGTCGTACAACGTGGGCCGGGTCTCCATAAAAATCAGCGCGCCGGATATTCCGCAGCAGATCGACGTACTGGTGATAAACAACCCCCGGGGCGATCTCCATCCCGTGGAGATAAAGGCGATCGACGCCTACCTCGAGAAGGGCGGGCGTCTGCTGATGCTGCTGGAACCCTGGAAATCGGTAACGCCGGGCCAGGGCCAGGGCGAGCAATTGCGCCCGTGGCTTGAGGAGCGCTTCGGCATTGTCGTGGGCAGCGACATGCTCATGGCCCAGGGCCGCGAGAAACCCTGGCAGCTCGAGCTCCGCAATGACGACAAGCCCTTTGAGGCCGTGGACGCGGGCTTCATGGAATACAACGGCTCGTTTCGCAAGGAGCACCCCATCACGGGCGGCTTTGATCGCACGCTGCTCATTGATACCGCACGCTCCGTGGGGGCCAGCGCCAAGGCGCCCGAGGGCGTGGCGGTGACCGAGATCATCCGGAGCACGCCGGAGTACTGGGGCGAGACCAACCTGGAGAGCCTGGAGAAAAAGGGCGAGGCGGCAAAGGGAAGCGACGAAAAGGGCGGTCCCCTTTCGATCGCGGTTTCGGCTGTGCGCAAGACTGCCGCGGTGGACGATACGGGCCAACCGGTGACGAGCCGGGTGGTGGTGATCGGTGATTCCGACTTCGCCACGAACGGCCAGTTGATTACGGAGACCCAGGGCAGCCTGAATCTTCTGATGAATACCATGGCGTGGCTGACGGAGCGCGAAGATCTGATCGCGATCCGGCCCTCGGGCAAGACGGATCCCCCCATCGTGCTCAACGAGGGCGAGCAGCGGGCCATCGTCTGGGTGAGCACGTTGCTCACGGCCCAGCTTATCGTCGGCGCCGGCCTGGCCGCCTTCCTCCTGCGGAGAAAATACCGATGA
- a CDS encoding ABC transporter permease subunit: MRNTWAVCKREFKSFFLTPVGYVVVGMFAVIAGLSFSISFITHSDITQNPTMYAYTAVPDFEETFLSPYLVFCGMLIMFLAPLLTMRLLAEERHRGTIEFLLTQPLRDREIIFGKYLAALGVLGVMMLVVGVNLGIMGWFVDNVEPPVLVFGVLTVFLMGAACISLGLFVSSVTRTQIMSGTITFGATLILFILGNLGEDMPAESPTPEGWPAGLRTVIAFFYRIFRGLVMELPIDAHARDMALGVVQPLDIAYYVLFSAFFLFLTFRALESRNWRG; the protein is encoded by the coding sequence ATGAGAAACACGTGGGCGGTCTGCAAGCGCGAGTTTAAATCCTTTTTCCTCACCCCGGTGGGCTATGTGGTCGTGGGCATGTTTGCGGTCATCGCGGGCCTGTCTTTTTCCATTTCCTTTATCACCCACTCGGATATCACCCAGAACCCGACCATGTACGCCTATACGGCGGTGCCGGATTTTGAGGAGACTTTTCTCAGCCCCTATCTGGTGTTCTGCGGCATGTTGATCATGTTTCTGGCGCCCCTGCTTACCATGCGCCTGCTGGCCGAAGAACGCCACCGCGGTACGATCGAGTTTCTGCTCACCCAGCCCCTGCGCGACCGGGAAATCATCTTCGGCAAGTACCTGGCCGCCCTGGGCGTGCTGGGCGTCATGATGCTCGTCGTCGGCGTCAATCTCGGCATCATGGGGTGGTTTGTGGACAATGTGGAGCCGCCGGTTCTGGTCTTTGGCGTGCTTACCGTGTTTCTGATGGGTGCGGCCTGCATCAGCCTGGGCCTTTTCGTCTCGTCGGTCACCAGGACCCAGATTATGTCCGGCACCATCACCTTTGGCGCAACGCTCATCCTGTTTATTCTGGGAAATCTGGGCGAGGACATGCCCGCGGAGAGTCCAACACCCGAAGGCTGGCCGGCGGGACTGCGCACCGTCATTGCGTTCTTCTACCGAATCTTTCGCGGCCTCGTGATGGAGTTGCCCATTGACGCCCATGCGCGCGACATGGCGCTGGGTGTCGTGCAGCCGCTGGACATTGCCTATTACGTGCTTTTCAGCGCGTTCTTCCTGTTTTTGACCTTCCGCGCGCTGGAAAGCCGGAATTGGAGAGGCTGA